The following proteins are co-located in the Pseudarthrobacter siccitolerans genome:
- the hisD gene encoding histidinol dehydrogenase: MTISSEFPATPAAAAVSFRTVDLRGRNLTLAGLRAAVPRAQGQTVADAEEKVLDIISAVRQRGFDALAELALRFDGAEQDHPLVPQEALADALGQLDPAVRRALEESISRARRFADGQRPRNIDVQLGDGALVSQNWVPVARVGLYVPGGLAVYPSSVIMNVVPALAAGVQSIALASPPQKEFGGLPHPTILAAAALLGITEVYAIGGAQAIAAFAYGVPSTEAGPALEPVDVVTGPGNIFVATAKRLVKGVVGIDSEAGTTEIAILADSSAQPALVAADLISQAEHDPKAASVLITDSEDLAGAVRAELELQAAATKHSTRVREALSGPQSGVVLVEDLDQGIAACDAYAAEHLEIMTRDAAAVAARIRNAGAIFVGDYSPVSLGDYCAGSNHVLPTSGTAAFSSGLNVTTFLRAIQVVNYSREALAEVSRHIVSLSGAEDLPAHGEAVTARFAGRPVGGPDDI, translated from the coding sequence GTGACCATTTCTTCGGAGTTTCCCGCCACCCCTGCCGCTGCCGCCGTGAGCTTCCGCACCGTTGACCTCCGGGGCCGGAACCTGACCCTCGCGGGGCTCCGGGCCGCCGTGCCCCGCGCCCAGGGACAGACTGTGGCCGACGCTGAAGAAAAGGTCCTCGACATCATTTCGGCTGTCCGGCAGCGTGGCTTCGATGCCCTGGCCGAGCTGGCCCTGCGCTTTGACGGCGCCGAACAGGACCACCCGCTGGTCCCGCAGGAGGCCCTCGCGGATGCCCTGGGGCAGCTGGACCCGGCCGTTCGGCGGGCGCTGGAAGAATCCATCAGCCGGGCACGCCGTTTTGCGGACGGCCAGCGTCCCCGCAACATTGACGTACAACTCGGCGACGGCGCCCTGGTCAGCCAGAACTGGGTGCCGGTGGCCAGGGTAGGTCTCTACGTTCCCGGCGGCCTGGCCGTCTACCCCTCGTCCGTGATCATGAACGTGGTGCCGGCCCTGGCCGCCGGGGTGCAGTCCATCGCCCTGGCCTCACCTCCGCAGAAGGAGTTCGGCGGGCTTCCGCACCCCACCATCCTTGCCGCCGCAGCACTGCTCGGCATTACCGAGGTGTACGCCATTGGCGGAGCGCAGGCGATCGCCGCGTTCGCCTACGGGGTGCCCTCAACGGAAGCCGGTCCTGCGCTGGAGCCCGTGGACGTGGTCACCGGACCGGGCAACATCTTCGTGGCCACCGCCAAACGCCTGGTGAAGGGCGTGGTGGGAATCGACTCCGAGGCAGGGACCACGGAGATCGCCATTTTGGCCGACTCCTCCGCCCAGCCTGCGCTGGTGGCGGCCGACCTCATCAGCCAGGCAGAGCATGATCCCAAGGCAGCATCGGTGCTGATTACCGACTCGGAGGACCTTGCCGGAGCCGTGCGCGCTGAGCTGGAGCTTCAAGCGGCGGCCACCAAGCACTCGACCCGGGTCCGCGAAGCCCTCTCCGGCCCCCAGTCAGGGGTTGTCCTGGTGGAGGATTTGGACCAGGGCATCGCAGCCTGCGACGCGTACGCTGCTGAGCACCTGGAGATCATGACCCGGGATGCAGCCGCCGTGGCCGCGAGGATCCGAAACGCCGGGGCCATTTTTGTTGGCGACTACAGTCCGGTGAGCCTGGGGGACTACTGCGCGGGGTCCAACCACGTGCTGCCCACCAGCGGTACAGCAGCCTTTTCTTCCGGACTGAACGTCACCACCTTCCTGCGCGCAATCCAGGTGGTGAACTACAGCCGTGAGGCGCTGGCGGAGGTCAGCCGGCACATCGTGAGCCTGTCCGGCGCGGAAGACCTGCCCGCGCACGGGGAAGCTGTCACGGCCCGCTTCGCTGGCCGGCCTGTCGGCGGGCCTGACGATATCTAG
- the nrdR gene encoding transcriptional regulator NrdR gives MYCPFCRNPDSRVVDSRMADDGSAIRRRRQCPECGRRFTTVETTSLSVIKRSGVGEPFSRSKVINGVRKACQGRPVSEDDLALLAQEVEEQIRSSGAAEIDAHEVGLVILGPLQKLDKVAYLRFASVYQAFESLEDFETAIALLRQEAEDDAKGITAKGTKTSEKSPL, from the coding sequence ATGTACTGTCCGTTCTGCCGCAACCCCGATTCCCGGGTCGTGGACAGCCGCATGGCGGACGATGGCTCGGCCATTCGCCGCCGCCGCCAGTGCCCTGAGTGCGGGCGCAGGTTCACCACTGTGGAAACCACCAGCCTGTCGGTGATCAAGCGATCCGGCGTGGGGGAGCCCTTCAGCCGGAGCAAGGTGATCAACGGCGTCCGCAAGGCCTGCCAGGGGCGGCCGGTCAGCGAAGACGATCTCGCCCTGCTGGCCCAGGAAGTCGAAGAGCAGATCCGCTCCTCCGGTGCGGCCGAAATCGACGCCCACGAGGTGGGCCTGGTGATCCTCGGGCCGCTGCAGAAGCTGGACAAAGTGGCCTATCTCCGGTTCGCCAGCGTGTACCAGGCCTTTGAATCCCTTGAAGACTTTGAAACGGCCATTGCCCTGCTCCGCCAGGAAGCCGAAGACGACGCCAAGGGCATCACCGCCAAGGGCACCAAAACCTCGGAAAAAAGCCCTCTGTAG
- the ppgK gene encoding polyphosphate--glucose phosphotransferase: MANKDEKSHKKAPLIGIDIGGTGIKGGIVDLKKGKLLGDRFRVPTPQPATPEAVAEAVALVVSELSARPEAPAAGSPVGVTFPGIIQHGVVHSAANVDKSWLNTDIDALLTARLGRPVEVINDADAAGLAEARYGAGAGVAGTVLVITLGTGIGSAFIFDGKLVPNAELGHLEIDGHDAETKASAVARERDGLSWDEYSVLLQRYFSHVEFLFSPELFIVGGGISKRADEYLPNLKLRTPIVPAVLRNEAGIVGAAIEIALKHKLAK; the protein is encoded by the coding sequence TTGGCCAACAAGGACGAGAAGTCGCACAAAAAAGCCCCGCTGATCGGCATCGATATCGGAGGCACGGGAATCAAGGGCGGCATTGTCGACCTGAAGAAGGGCAAGCTCCTCGGCGACCGGTTCCGCGTACCCACGCCGCAGCCCGCCACCCCCGAGGCAGTGGCCGAGGCCGTGGCGCTGGTGGTTTCCGAGCTCTCCGCCCGTCCGGAAGCACCCGCCGCGGGCTCCCCCGTGGGTGTGACCTTCCCGGGCATCATCCAGCACGGCGTGGTGCACTCCGCCGCCAACGTTGACAAAAGCTGGCTTAACACGGACATCGATGCCCTCCTGACCGCGCGCCTGGGCCGGCCGGTAGAGGTCATCAACGACGCCGACGCCGCCGGGCTCGCCGAAGCACGGTACGGCGCGGGCGCAGGGGTGGCGGGCACGGTCCTGGTGATCACGCTGGGCACCGGCATCGGCTCGGCCTTCATCTTCGACGGCAAGCTGGTGCCGAACGCCGAACTGGGCCACCTGGAGATCGACGGCCACGACGCCGAGACCAAGGCCTCCGCTGTGGCCCGAGAACGCGACGGCCTGTCCTGGGACGAATACAGCGTCCTGCTGCAGCGCTACTTCTCCCACGTCGAGTTCCTGTTCTCCCCCGAACTGTTCATCGTGGGCGGCGGCATCTCCAAGCGGGCCGACGAATATCTGCCCAACCTCAAGCTCCGCACGCCAATCGTCCCGGCGGTTCTTCGCAACGAGGCCGGCATCGTGGGCGCCGCCATCGAGATCGCCCTGAAGCACAAGCTCGCCAAATAG
- the map gene encoding type I methionyl aminopeptidase: MPSLASTAPIGTLTQGTVGPQRPVPASIPRPEYVGKPAPAKFTGSEVKSAETIEKIRVAARIAAQAIVEVGKHIEPGVTTDQLDKVGHEFLLDHHAYPSTLGYRGFPKSLCSSLNEVICHGIPDTTVVQDGDIINIDITAYIGGVHGDTNYTFTVGDVDEESRLLVERTQESLNRAIKAVAPGREINVIGRAIQSYAKRFGYGVVRDFTGHGVGEAFHTGLIIPHYDAAPAYNTVIEAGMVFTIEPMLTLGTVEWEMWADDWTVVTRDRKRTAQFEHTLLVTDTGAEILTLP, encoded by the coding sequence ATGCCTTCCCTTGCCTCCACTGCACCCATCGGCACCCTCACCCAGGGAACCGTTGGTCCGCAGCGTCCAGTACCGGCGTCCATCCCCCGTCCGGAGTATGTCGGCAAGCCGGCACCTGCCAAGTTCACCGGCTCGGAGGTCAAATCCGCCGAAACGATCGAGAAGATCCGCGTTGCCGCCAGGATCGCCGCGCAGGCCATCGTCGAGGTGGGCAAACACATCGAGCCCGGCGTCACCACGGACCAGCTGGACAAGGTGGGCCACGAATTCCTCCTTGACCACCACGCCTACCCCTCCACGCTGGGGTACCGGGGGTTCCCCAAGTCCTTGTGCTCGTCGTTGAACGAGGTCATTTGCCACGGGATCCCGGATACAACGGTGGTCCAGGACGGCGACATCATCAATATCGACATCACGGCCTACATCGGCGGCGTCCACGGCGACACCAACTACACCTTCACCGTGGGCGATGTTGACGAGGAATCACGACTCCTGGTGGAACGGACGCAGGAATCCCTGAACCGGGCCATCAAGGCCGTTGCGCCCGGCCGCGAAATCAACGTGATCGGGCGCGCCATCCAGTCCTACGCCAAGCGGTTCGGCTACGGCGTGGTCCGGGACTTCACCGGGCACGGCGTTGGCGAAGCGTTCCACACCGGGCTGATCATCCCGCACTACGATGCCGCCCCCGCCTACAACACGGTGATTGAGGCCGGCATGGTGTTCACCATTGAACCGATGCTCACCCTGGGAACAGTGGAGTGGGAGATGTGGGCCGATGACTGGACCGTTGTGACCCGGGACCGCAAGCGCACCGCGCAGTTTGAGCACACCCTGCTGGTCACGGATACAGGCGCAGAAATCCTCACCCTGCCCTGA
- a CDS encoding SPOR domain-containing protein, giving the protein MTEYWYNIKTHEVEEDRLSDWSQLIGPYKTRKEAEHALEKVRARNEAWEKQDDDD; this is encoded by the coding sequence ATGACTGAGTACTGGTACAACATCAAGACCCACGAGGTTGAGGAGGACCGGCTGTCGGACTGGAGCCAGCTGATCGGCCCGTACAAGACCAGGAAAGAGGCTGAGCACGCCCTGGAAAAGGTCCGCGCGCGCAATGAGGCGTGGGAAAAGCAGGACGACGACGACTGA
- the panB gene encoding 3-methyl-2-oxobutanoate hydroxymethyltransferase, translating into MATSNSSDSSVPADVPAPYGNGPGQGAPAGSGRKPAKVRVHHLQQAKDDGTKFAMLTAYEQYTAEIFDAAGIEVLLVGDSASNNVYGNETSLPVTVDELLPLCRAVARSAKRALVVADLPFGSYEVSPEQAVAAGVRFLKEGLAHAVKIEGGKYYAPTVRAMVQAGIPVMAHIGFTPQSEHALGGYRVQGRGDDAQRLIDDAVALAEAGAFSVLMEMVPAETAAAVDAAVSVPTVGIGAGKETTGQVLVWQDMAGLRGGRMAKFVKQYADLRTTLLDAAAAYGEDVRSGQFPGPEHTF; encoded by the coding sequence ATGGCCACAAGCAACAGCTCCGACTCAAGCGTGCCCGCCGACGTTCCCGCCCCGTACGGCAACGGGCCCGGGCAGGGCGCCCCGGCCGGCTCCGGCCGAAAGCCCGCAAAAGTCCGCGTCCACCACCTCCAGCAGGCCAAGGATGACGGCACCAAGTTCGCGATGCTGACTGCCTACGAGCAGTACACCGCAGAAATCTTCGACGCCGCCGGCATCGAGGTGCTCCTGGTGGGAGACTCGGCCTCCAACAATGTCTACGGCAACGAAACCAGCCTTCCGGTCACCGTGGACGAACTGCTTCCGCTGTGCCGGGCCGTGGCACGTTCCGCCAAGCGCGCACTTGTGGTGGCCGACCTGCCGTTCGGCAGCTACGAGGTCTCGCCTGAGCAGGCGGTGGCCGCGGGTGTGAGGTTCCTGAAGGAGGGCCTGGCGCACGCGGTCAAGATCGAGGGCGGGAAGTACTACGCTCCCACTGTCCGGGCAATGGTTCAGGCCGGAATCCCCGTGATGGCCCACATCGGTTTCACCCCGCAGAGCGAGCACGCGCTGGGCGGGTACCGCGTCCAGGGCCGCGGCGACGATGCCCAAAGGTTGATTGACGACGCCGTCGCGCTGGCTGAGGCGGGCGCCTTCAGCGTGCTGATGGAAATGGTCCCCGCGGAGACAGCGGCCGCGGTGGACGCGGCCGTCAGCGTTCCCACCGTCGGCATCGGCGCCGGCAAGGAAACCACCGGCCAGGTCCTCGTGTGGCAGGACATGGCGGGCCTGCGCGGCGGCAGGATGGCCAAGTTCGTCAAACAGTACGCGGACCTTCGCACCACGCTTCTTGACGCCGCCGCAGCCTACGGTGAGGATGTCCGGTCAGGCCAGTTCCCGGGCCCGGAGCACACTTTCTGA
- the glnA gene encoding type I glutamate--ammonia ligase, whose translation MDRQQEFVLRTIEERDVRFVRLWFTDVVGSLKSVALAPAEVEGAFEEGLGFDGSAIEGLARVFESDMLAQPDPSTFQILPWRGETEQTSRMFCDILTPDGEPSAADPRNVLKRTLAKAADMGFTCYTHPEIEFYLLKSQEPGPDGAPVPVDEGGYFDHVPGGVAQDFRRTAVTMLESVGISVEFSHHEAGPGQNEIDLRYADALQTADNIMTFRTVIKEVALQQGTYATFMPKPFTAHPGSGMHTHFSLFEGDTNAFYEAGAEFQLSKTARQFIAGILKHAPEFTAVTNQFVNSYKRLWGGGEAPSYLSWGHNNRSALVRVPLYKPGKGQSARIEYRGIDSAANPYLAYAVLLGAGLKGIEEGYDLPAAAEDDVWSLSSAERRAMGHDPLPASLHDAIRSMEDSELMPQILGEQVFEHFLRNKRAEWQDYRLQVTPYELQRNLGIL comes from the coding sequence ATGGACCGCCAGCAAGAGTTTGTCCTGCGCACAATCGAAGAGCGCGACGTACGTTTCGTGCGCCTGTGGTTCACCGACGTCGTGGGTTCACTCAAGTCCGTGGCCCTGGCGCCCGCCGAAGTTGAGGGCGCCTTCGAGGAAGGCCTGGGCTTCGATGGTTCAGCCATTGAGGGCCTCGCCCGCGTCTTTGAATCCGACATGCTGGCGCAGCCGGACCCGTCGACCTTCCAGATCCTGCCGTGGCGCGGCGAAACCGAGCAGACCTCCCGCATGTTCTGCGACATTCTCACTCCGGACGGGGAGCCCTCGGCCGCAGATCCGCGCAACGTCCTCAAGCGCACCCTCGCCAAAGCTGCGGATATGGGCTTCACCTGCTACACCCACCCGGAGATCGAGTTTTACCTCCTCAAGTCCCAGGAACCGGGCCCGGACGGCGCTCCGGTCCCCGTGGACGAGGGCGGCTATTTTGACCACGTGCCCGGCGGCGTAGCGCAGGATTTCCGCCGGACCGCTGTGACCATGCTGGAATCGGTGGGAATCTCGGTGGAGTTCAGCCACCACGAGGCCGGGCCCGGCCAGAACGAGATTGACCTCCGGTACGCCGATGCGCTGCAGACAGCGGACAACATCATGACGTTCCGTACCGTCATCAAGGAAGTGGCGCTCCAGCAGGGGACTTACGCCACGTTCATGCCCAAGCCGTTCACCGCACACCCCGGCTCCGGCATGCACACCCACTTCTCCCTCTTTGAAGGGGACACCAACGCCTTCTACGAAGCCGGCGCCGAGTTCCAGCTGTCCAAGACTGCCCGCCAGTTCATTGCCGGCATCCTCAAGCACGCGCCCGAGTTCACGGCCGTCACCAACCAGTTCGTGAACTCCTACAAGCGACTCTGGGGCGGCGGCGAGGCTCCGAGCTACCTGAGCTGGGGGCACAACAACCGCTCCGCGCTGGTCCGCGTCCCGCTGTACAAGCCGGGCAAGGGCCAGTCCGCCCGGATTGAGTACCGCGGCATCGATTCGGCCGCCAACCCGTACCTCGCCTACGCTGTCCTGCTGGGCGCCGGGCTCAAGGGCATCGAAGAGGGCTATGACCTGCCTGCGGCGGCCGAGGACGACGTCTGGTCGCTGAGTTCGGCCGAGCGCCGTGCCATGGGCCACGATCCCCTCCCCGCGAGCCTGCATGACGCCATCCGCTCCATGGAGGATTCCGAACTGATGCCGCAGATCCTGGGCGAGCAGGTCTTCGAACACTTCCTGCGCAACAAGCGCGCCGAGTGGCAGGACTACCGCCTTCAGGTAACGCCCTACGAGCTGCAGCGCAACCTGGGCATTCTCTAG
- a CDS encoding bifunctional [glutamine synthetase] adenylyltransferase/[glutamine synthetase]-adenylyl-L-tyrosine phosphorylase — MSLARRLISAGFSDLEKGARFLAARELEGLDEDRLFAGLQMAASPDTALQSLVRLIEKHPALRELADADPETSEPLYRVLGASEALGEFLIRHPEHLSAFEVRPSPEPMPADPRELRASLLQSVGADPRAARPVAAATGTDAYAALRTAYRRGIVDLAVKDLCAADPLDFMPAVGGELADLAGAAIEAALAVSRAEAASQFGAGDVADVGLAVIGMGKCGARELNYISDVDVIYVVDPGGLDDARAATIGTALASGISRAISSVAREPGLWEVDANLRPEGKSGPLVRTLASHQTYYARWAQSWEFQALLKARTIAGDAALGRLYEEAITPLIWSSASRDGFVESVQAMRRRVTEHIPPAEEQRQIKLGRGGLRDVEFTVQLLQLVHGKSDESLRRRDTTSAIAALSAGGYIGRADAAAFDNAYRYLRLLEHRIQLFQLRRTHLMPVGEPALRALAKGVLGPFSNERPHADALLAAWQKTKRSVRELHERIFYRPLLNTAAKLSTEDAKLTPEAAQGRLAALGYRDPQGAMRHIEALTAGVSRRAALQRQLLPILLDWLADGVDPDAGLLAFRRVSEALGTTHWYLGMLRDSKAAAERLCHVLSNSRLIADLLEVSPESVAWLGHDKDLVPASFEGQWQEITSKMSRHADPESAMRLIRLIRRRETLRIAIADSAGLLDQDKVGAALADTDRAAVLGALRVAEGIVSANGPLKTAVLVVAMGRQGGREIGYGSDADVIYVHRSLPGFSEGEAQEQASRIVAKVSSLLTQPLKPAIMAERVLQVDADLRPEGKNGAMVRSLDSYAEYYRRWSLAWEAQALLRARPVAGDDTLAADFVELIDPIRYPESVSEQDVREIRRIKARVESERLPRGADPARHLKLGRGGLSDVEWLVQLLQLQHAGKHPELRTTSTIGALEAATQLGLLVRDDADLLAAAWRLASRIRSANVIWSGKASDLLPSSRRDLEAVARWCGYEPGQAAALEEDYLRVSRRARAVFERIFYGQ, encoded by the coding sequence GTGAGCCTCGCACGGCGCCTGATTTCCGCCGGTTTCAGCGATCTCGAAAAGGGCGCGCGGTTCCTGGCTGCCCGCGAGCTCGAGGGACTGGACGAAGACAGGCTCTTTGCAGGGCTCCAAATGGCGGCCAGCCCGGACACTGCCCTGCAGTCCCTGGTCCGCCTGATCGAAAAGCATCCGGCCCTGCGGGAGCTGGCGGACGCCGACCCCGAGACCAGCGAACCGCTCTACCGTGTCCTGGGAGCATCGGAGGCGCTGGGGGAGTTCCTCATCCGCCACCCCGAACACCTGTCCGCCTTTGAGGTGCGGCCCAGCCCGGAGCCAATGCCGGCAGATCCGCGGGAGCTGCGCGCTTCACTGCTGCAGTCCGTCGGCGCCGATCCGCGCGCCGCCCGGCCCGTCGCCGCAGCCACAGGGACGGACGCCTACGCAGCCCTGCGCACGGCTTACCGCAGGGGAATCGTGGACCTGGCGGTCAAGGACCTGTGCGCTGCGGACCCCCTGGACTTTATGCCGGCCGTGGGCGGGGAGCTCGCCGACCTGGCGGGCGCCGCCATCGAGGCTGCCCTCGCCGTCTCGCGCGCCGAGGCAGCCAGCCAGTTCGGCGCCGGGGACGTGGCCGACGTCGGCCTGGCCGTTATTGGCATGGGCAAATGCGGAGCCCGCGAGCTGAACTACATTTCCGACGTCGATGTCATCTATGTGGTGGACCCTGGCGGCCTGGACGACGCGCGGGCCGCCACCATCGGCACCGCGCTGGCCAGCGGAATCTCCCGGGCCATCTCATCGGTAGCCCGGGAACCCGGGCTCTGGGAGGTGGACGCGAACCTCCGGCCTGAGGGCAAGTCCGGGCCGCTGGTCCGCACCCTCGCCTCCCACCAGACGTACTACGCGCGCTGGGCCCAGAGCTGGGAGTTCCAGGCGCTGCTGAAGGCCCGTACCATCGCCGGTGACGCAGCCCTCGGCAGGCTGTACGAGGAAGCCATCACTCCGCTGATCTGGAGCTCGGCCAGCCGTGACGGGTTTGTTGAATCCGTCCAGGCCATGCGCCGGCGCGTCACCGAACACATTCCGCCCGCGGAGGAGCAGCGGCAGATCAAGCTGGGCCGCGGGGGACTGCGCGACGTCGAATTCACCGTCCAGCTGCTGCAGCTGGTGCACGGAAAATCCGACGAATCGCTCCGCCGGCGCGACACCACGTCGGCGATAGCCGCCTTGTCCGCCGGCGGCTACATCGGGCGGGCCGATGCGGCGGCTTTCGACAACGCCTACCGGTACCTGCGGCTCCTGGAGCACCGCATCCAGCTCTTCCAGCTGCGCAGGACCCACCTCATGCCCGTGGGTGAACCAGCGCTGCGGGCGCTGGCCAAGGGAGTGCTGGGCCCGTTTTCGAATGAACGCCCGCACGCGGACGCCCTGCTGGCCGCATGGCAGAAGACCAAGCGCTCAGTGCGTGAGCTGCATGAACGGATCTTTTACCGGCCCCTGCTCAACACGGCAGCCAAGCTCAGCACGGAGGACGCCAAGCTGACGCCCGAAGCCGCCCAGGGCCGGCTCGCCGCCCTCGGCTACCGGGATCCGCAAGGGGCCATGCGCCACATCGAGGCCCTCACCGCCGGTGTCAGCCGCAGGGCCGCGCTGCAGCGTCAGCTGCTGCCCATCCTGCTGGACTGGCTGGCCGATGGGGTGGATCCCGACGCCGGACTCCTTGCCTTCCGCCGCGTCAGCGAAGCCCTCGGTACCACGCACTGGTACCTGGGCATGCTCCGGGACTCCAAAGCGGCGGCAGAACGCTTATGCCACGTGCTCTCCAACTCGCGGCTGATCGCGGACCTGCTGGAAGTCTCCCCGGAATCCGTGGCGTGGCTCGGCCATGACAAGGACCTGGTGCCGGCCAGCTTCGAGGGTCAGTGGCAGGAGATCACCTCCAAGATGTCCCGCCACGCGGATCCCGAAAGCGCCATGCGGCTGATCCGGCTGATCCGGCGGCGCGAGACCCTGCGGATCGCCATCGCCGACTCCGCGGGACTGCTGGACCAGGACAAGGTGGGGGCGGCATTGGCGGACACCGACCGGGCAGCCGTCCTGGGTGCGCTGCGCGTGGCCGAAGGAATCGTGTCGGCCAACGGCCCGTTGAAGACCGCTGTCCTGGTGGTTGCCATGGGCCGGCAGGGCGGCCGCGAAATCGGCTACGGATCCGACGCCGACGTAATCTACGTCCACCGCTCGCTCCCGGGATTCTCCGAGGGTGAAGCGCAGGAGCAGGCGTCGCGCATTGTTGCCAAGGTCTCCAGCCTCCTCACCCAGCCGCTGAAGCCGGCCATCATGGCCGAACGGGTCCTGCAGGTGGATGCGGACCTGCGGCCCGAGGGTAAAAACGGGGCGATGGTGCGCTCCCTGGATTCCTACGCCGAGTACTACCGGCGCTGGTCGCTCGCCTGGGAGGCGCAGGCACTGCTGCGGGCCCGGCCCGTCGCCGGGGACGACACCCTGGCTGCGGACTTCGTGGAACTCATCGACCCCATCCGCTACCCGGAATCTGTGTCCGAGCAGGATGTGCGCGAAATCAGGCGGATCAAAGCCCGGGTGGAGTCCGAACGCCTGCCCCGTGGCGCGGATCCTGCCCGGCACCTCAAGCTGGGCCGCGGCGGCCTCAGCGATGTCGAGTGGCTGGTCCAGCTGCTGCAGCTCCAGCACGCGGGCAAACACCCGGAGCTGCGGACCACCTCCACAATCGGGGCGCTCGAGGCCGCGACCCAACTGGGCCTGCTCGTGCGGGACGACGCGGACCTCCTTGCTGCGGCCTGGCGGCTGGCCAGCCGGATCAGGTCTGCCAACGTCATCTGGAGCGGCAAGGCCTCAGACCTGCTCCCGTCCTCGCGGCGCGACCTGGAGGCCGTGGCACGCTGGTGCGGCTATGAACCGGGCCAGGCCGCGGCACTGGAAGAGGACTACCTGCGGGTCAGCCGCCGGGCCCGCGCGGTCTTTGAACGGATTTTCTACGGCCAGTAG
- a CDS encoding VOC family protein, producing MATQLFLNLPVQDLKRSVDFFAALGFTFNPDFTDENATCMVVNENAYVMLLVEAFFKTFTAKEIAGTKGTTEAIIAYSVDSREAVDEAVRTALANGGSASQDPQDYGFMYNHSFQDPDGHLWEVLWMDPAGPPAESADEGSTGPQS from the coding sequence ATGGCTACCCAACTCTTCCTTAACCTGCCCGTCCAGGACCTGAAACGCTCGGTCGACTTCTTTGCCGCCCTGGGCTTCACCTTCAACCCTGACTTCACGGACGAGAATGCCACATGCATGGTCGTTAACGAGAACGCCTATGTGATGCTCCTGGTGGAGGCGTTCTTCAAAACGTTCACCGCCAAGGAAATCGCCGGCACCAAAGGTACGACGGAGGCGATCATCGCCTACTCCGTGGACAGCAGGGAAGCCGTGGACGAGGCAGTACGGACTGCGCTGGCAAACGGCGGCTCCGCGTCCCAGGACCCCCAGGACTACGGCTTTATGTACAACCACAGCTTCCAGGACCCGGACGGACACCTGTGGGAGGTCCTCTGGATGGACCCGGCAGGTCCGCCGGCCGAATCCGCGGACGAAGGTTCCACCGGCCCGCAGTCCTGA
- a CDS encoding GNAT family N-acetyltransferase — MNGQGLGVWLIPLKDLDDDARAIQLEAVAGLELGPGQDKFVGDPLRMVLAGLAEESRRPYVIESNGQALGVLTLQAGAARLAGWPDDDSAWLLRGFLIDRRQQGKGYGPLAAAAAVAAAEKLSRRHGTGEAGVVLSVNEANPGGLAAYRRAGFEDRGQYVGGAAGPQRTMFRGFAAGDPP, encoded by the coding sequence CTGAACGGCCAGGGCCTGGGTGTCTGGCTCATCCCACTCAAGGACCTTGACGACGATGCCCGCGCCATCCAGCTGGAGGCAGTGGCCGGACTTGAACTTGGGCCGGGGCAGGACAAGTTTGTTGGCGATCCGCTGCGGATGGTCCTGGCCGGGCTGGCTGAGGAGTCGCGCCGTCCCTACGTGATTGAATCCAATGGCCAGGCCCTGGGGGTACTCACGCTGCAGGCGGGGGCGGCCCGGCTTGCCGGATGGCCGGACGACGACTCGGCCTGGCTGCTGCGCGGTTTCCTCATCGACAGGCGCCAGCAGGGCAAAGGCTATGGTCCGCTCGCTGCTGCCGCCGCCGTGGCGGCCGCGGAAAAGCTGAGCCGCCGGCACGGGACCGGGGAGGCCGGCGTCGTCCTCTCCGTCAATGAAGCCAATCCCGGAGGCCTGGCCGCCTACCGTCGCGCCGGGTTCGAAGACCGGGGACAATACGTGGGCGGGGCGGCAGGCCCCCAGCGGACGATGTTCCGGGGGTTTGCTGCGGGTGACCCGCCGTAA